A region from the Candidatus Electrothrix scaldis genome encodes:
- the hisF gene encoding imidazole glycerol phosphate synthase subunit HisF — protein MITLLDYGAGNVRSVVNALESLGETVVRVHSPADIAKAERLVFPGVGNFGAMMHTLREQQLIEPLLRYLHEDRPFFGICVALQALFESSEEAPGETGLAFLPGRVKRFETDLAIPHIGWNGIKVHQPSRIFSGFSGEEKLYFVHSYHVETSEDDAVLTTTDYGYEFVSSVQKGNIIATQFHPEKSGKAGLKLLENFLDTSREAVIPQSCPTETKLAERIIACLDVRSNDQGDLVVTKGDQYDVREDGNVRNLGMPIELAQDYYEQGADEVTFLNITAFRDFPLQDMPMMEVLQKTSEKVFVPLTVGGGIRDFTDCNGKKYSALEVASEYFRSGADKVSIGSDAVLIVEEVIKAGKSTGLSSIEQISRVYGNQAVVISVDPRRVYVQHPDDTSHPVIKTAFPGENGEEYCWYQCTVLGGREGRDLDAITLAKVCEDLGAGEILLNCIDKDGTNSGFDLELINAVKSAVTIPVIASSGAGCAEHFLEVFTKTDAEAALAAGIFHRKEVPIGEVKQFLQENEIEVRSC, from the coding sequence ATGATTACCCTGCTAGATTACGGTGCTGGCAATGTGCGTTCAGTTGTAAATGCCCTGGAGAGCTTGGGCGAAACAGTGGTCAGGGTTCATTCTCCTGCTGATATTGCCAAGGCAGAACGGCTGGTTTTTCCCGGAGTGGGCAATTTTGGTGCCATGATGCATACGTTGCGAGAGCAGCAGCTTATAGAACCCCTCCTCCGTTACCTCCACGAAGATAGACCGTTTTTCGGTATCTGTGTCGCGCTGCAGGCCTTGTTTGAGTCCAGTGAAGAGGCACCTGGTGAGACTGGGCTTGCCTTTCTTCCTGGGCGGGTGAAGCGCTTTGAGACGGATTTGGCCATCCCCCATATCGGCTGGAACGGGATCAAGGTGCATCAACCTTCCCGGATTTTTTCTGGTTTCTCTGGGGAGGAAAAGCTGTATTTTGTTCATTCCTATCATGTGGAGACCTCGGAGGACGATGCTGTTCTCACCACCACCGATTATGGCTATGAGTTTGTCAGCTCGGTACAGAAGGGAAATATCATTGCCACCCAGTTTCATCCGGAAAAGAGCGGCAAGGCGGGCCTGAAGTTGCTGGAAAATTTTTTGGATACCAGCCGTGAAGCTGTTATTCCGCAATCCTGCCCAACAGAGACTAAATTGGCCGAGCGTATTATTGCCTGCCTTGATGTTCGCTCCAATGATCAGGGCGATCTGGTGGTGACCAAGGGCGATCAGTATGATGTACGAGAGGATGGAAATGTGCGTAATCTGGGGATGCCGATTGAGCTGGCCCAGGATTATTATGAGCAAGGGGCTGATGAGGTCACTTTTCTTAATATCACCGCCTTCCGTGATTTCCCCCTTCAGGATATGCCGATGATGGAGGTGTTGCAAAAGACTTCGGAAAAGGTCTTTGTGCCCTTGACCGTCGGTGGTGGGATTCGCGATTTTACCGATTGTAATGGAAAAAAATACTCAGCCTTGGAGGTTGCCTCGGAGTATTTTCGTTCAGGAGCAGATAAGGTCTCCATTGGTTCTGATGCCGTATTGATTGTGGAAGAGGTCATCAAGGCCGGTAAATCCACAGGGCTCAGCTCCATAGAGCAAATTTCTCGGGTGTATGGCAATCAGGCAGTGGTGATTTCTGTGGATCCAAGGCGGGTTTATGTGCAGCATCCTGATGACACCTCGCATCCGGTTATCAAAACCGCATTTCCTGGAGAAAACGGGGAAGAGTATTGCTGGTATCAGTGTACGGTGCTGGGAGGGCGTGAAGGGCGCGATCTTGATGCGATTACGCTGGCCAAGGTCTGCGAGGACTTAGGTGCGGGAGAAATTCTCCTGAACTGCATTGATAAGGATGGAACCAACTCCGGCTTTGATTTGGAATTGATTAACGCAGTGAAGAGCGCCGTCACGATCCCGGTTATTGCCTCAAGCGGGGCTGGATGTGCTGAACATTTCCTCGAAGTTTTTACCAAGACCGATGCTGAGGCGGCTTTGGCAGCTGGCATCTTTCATCGGAAAGAAGTACCAATCGGAGAGGTAAAGCAATTTTTGCAGGAAAACGAGATAGAAGTCAGGTCTTGTTGA
- a CDS encoding radical SAM protein → MDFTPVTGVWEITMGCNMRCKHCGSSCTSPLEDELTTEEALALCDDIADLGLKWITLSGGEPLTRRDWPQLVERLRCKGVIPNIITNGWMCDEKAVLRAKEAGVGTFAISLDGLPDTHDYMRKQGSFERTARAFQLMAENDISSGAITTVSTKNMPELPALKEKLLELGVRYWQLQIGLPMGNFEQTPQMIMSPEDVDQVIDFIYSAADDDRITIYPADCIGYYSHKELASRQKAHKAASPPVWRGCNAGKRSFGILHNGEILGCTSIRNREFIEGSIRERPLREIWEDEKSFLWSRTLKKEELEGQCKTCQYGDLCLGGCPNTRLTMTGRIHSENAFCSYNVALKKTQRIIGPIDSVAELLQTARNLVMKGEFQLAALSLERALEIEPENIDVLQLYGYVSFSLNNLKECRDANQQVLKIDTDNVYANKGMGLALHRLGDSDVGIRYLQKAVALAPEGDRDPYNDLAAVYMETGQQDKAEALLKEANLL, encoded by the coding sequence ATGGATTTTACCCCTGTTACAGGTGTATGGGAAATAACTATGGGCTGCAATATGCGCTGTAAGCATTGCGGCTCAAGCTGCACAAGCCCGCTGGAAGATGAGCTGACAACGGAAGAAGCCCTGGCTCTCTGTGATGATATTGCCGACTTGGGACTCAAATGGATAACTTTGTCCGGCGGTGAACCCCTGACCAGAAGAGATTGGCCTCAGCTCGTGGAACGGCTGCGCTGTAAGGGGGTAATACCGAATATTATCACCAATGGCTGGATGTGTGATGAAAAGGCTGTCCTACGGGCCAAAGAGGCCGGAGTGGGCACCTTTGCCATCAGTCTGGACGGTTTGCCTGATACCCATGATTATATGCGGAAACAAGGTTCGTTCGAGAGAACAGCCAGGGCGTTTCAGTTGATGGCTGAAAACGATATTTCTTCAGGAGCGATCACCACAGTAAGCACAAAGAATATGCCGGAACTGCCTGCGCTGAAAGAAAAACTGCTGGAACTGGGAGTGCGTTACTGGCAGTTGCAGATAGGTCTGCCTATGGGCAACTTTGAGCAGACACCGCAGATGATTATGTCCCCTGAAGATGTTGACCAGGTGATTGATTTTATCTATTCCGCAGCCGATGATGACCGCATCACTATTTATCCTGCGGATTGCATTGGCTATTACAGTCATAAAGAACTGGCCTCAAGACAGAAGGCACATAAGGCTGCTTCGCCTCCAGTCTGGCGGGGATGCAATGCAGGAAAGCGCAGTTTCGGCATTCTCCATAATGGTGAAATACTCGGTTGCACCTCAATCCGTAACAGAGAATTTATTGAAGGCAGTATCCGGGAAAGACCACTCCGAGAAATCTGGGAGGATGAAAAGAGTTTTCTGTGGAGCAGAACCCTGAAAAAAGAAGAGCTGGAAGGGCAGTGTAAGACCTGCCAGTACGGTGACCTTTGCCTGGGCGGCTGCCCCAATACCCGATTGACTATGACAGGTAGGATTCATTCGGAGAATGCATTCTGTTCCTATAATGTGGCCTTAAAGAAAACACAGCGCATCATAGGACCAATTGATAGTGTAGCTGAACTTCTTCAAACGGCCCGTAACTTGGTGATGAAGGGAGAGTTCCAGCTCGCAGCCTTGTCCCTTGAGCGGGCACTGGAAATAGAGCCTGAAAATATTGATGTGCTACAATTGTATGGTTATGTCAGTTTCTCACTGAATAATCTGAAGGAATGCAGAGATGCCAATCAGCAGGTGCTGAAGATTGATACCGACAATGTATATGCTAACAAAGGGATGGGACTGGCCCTGCATCGCTTAGGAGATTCGGACGTCGGTATTCGCTATTTGCAGAAGGCTGTTGCTCTGGCACCGGAGGGTGATAGAGACCCGTATAATGATCTTGCGGCAGTATATATGGAAACAGGACAACAAGACAAAGCGGAAGCCTTACTGAAAGAGGCGAATCTTTTGTAA
- a CDS encoding FeoA domain-containing protein — protein MNLRKMQTGQSGIISSVKIGGSLGLRIREMGLVPGTKITVTGRAPLYDPVKLRIFGQTLTLRNSEADYIDVETEGKRDSGEGEADG, from the coding sequence ATGAATTTACGAAAAATGCAGACCGGGCAATCCGGTATTATTTCTTCGGTGAAGATCGGGGGCAGCCTGGGTTTACGGATCAGGGAGATGGGGCTTGTACCGGGAACAAAAATAACCGTGACAGGACGAGCTCCCTTATATGATCCAGTGAAACTTCGTATTTTTGGGCAGACCTTAACATTGCGCAACAGTGAGGCAGACTATATTGACGTGGAAACAGAAGGGAAACGCGATTCCGGGGAGGGAGAAGCTGATGGCTGA
- a CDS encoding putative addiction module antidote protein has protein sequence MKVITSKWDASEYLDSPEMMKEYLQIMLEENGVEGFQRALGDIAKAKGMTEIAQKTKLGRQNLYKALSEGSSPKFDTVKKVVEALGCKIAIV, from the coding sequence ATGAAAGTTATTACAAGCAAGTGGGACGCAAGCGAATATCTTGACAGCCCGGAAATGATGAAAGAATATCTTCAGATTATGTTGGAAGAAAACGGTGTTGAAGGCTTTCAACGTGCATTGGGTGATATTGCCAAGGCAAAAGGCATGACTGAAATTGCCCAAAAAACAAAACTTGGCAGGCAGAATCTTTACAAAGCTCTGTCTGAAGGTAGCTCACCGAAATTCGACACTGTGAAAAAAGTGGTTGAAGCCTTGGGCTGTAAGATTGCTATTGTTTAA
- a CDS encoding protease inhibitor I42 family protein, whose translation MSSEETSFPIIQVAVGESFEIHLYSRGGSTGYLWYLSEMPKGVVLVSTAETPVGPSMPGSQTRQTFTFVATAEMKGPLSFELLRIWMPTEPADTRSYVVIADAADAESLEARMTAEAGSARFLRPESFRAAMSPVPPYGVPYPGLKADECCKDSGIHPLYGFPPPTLPGGQYLESVVESTNNCRVKYGVPWGVTDPDNCVLKYGFPGGCCDKPGTVIPLYGFPPDSPVEIIKADDDANCVVKYGMPNGVGKDDENCNLKYGMPKPKPDCKKC comes from the coding sequence ATGAGTTCAGAAGAAACGTCATTCCCTATTATTCAAGTTGCAGTCGGTGAAAGTTTTGAAATTCACCTCTATTCACGAGGTGGATCGACTGGTTACCTTTGGTATCTGTCTGAGATGCCCAAGGGTGTGGTGCTGGTTTCCACAGCAGAAACACCTGTTGGTCCATCCATGCCGGGCAGTCAGACCCGCCAGACCTTTACCTTTGTCGCCACGGCAGAGATGAAAGGTCCCTTGTCCTTTGAGTTGCTTCGGATCTGGATGCCGACAGAACCCGCAGATACACGGAGCTATGTGGTCATTGCCGATGCAGCTGACGCGGAAAGCCTTGAGGCCAGAATGACGGCAGAGGCTGGTTCCGCCCGTTTTCTTCGACCGGAGTCCTTCAGGGCTGCTATGTCTCCGGTTCCCCCTTACGGTGTCCCTTATCCTGGACTCAAAGCAGATGAGTGTTGTAAGGATTCAGGTATCCATCCTCTCTATGGATTTCCACCGCCGACCTTGCCCGGAGGCCAGTATCTGGAATCCGTTGTTGAGAGTACCAACAACTGCCGGGTGAAATATGGTGTACCTTGGGGCGTGACCGATCCAGATAATTGTGTTTTGAAGTATGGTTTTCCGGGAGGTTGCTGCGATAAACCGGGAACAGTCATTCCATTGTACGGGTTCCCGCCTGATTCTCCGGTTGAAATAATTAAGGCGGATGATGATGCCAACTGCGTGGTGAAATACGGTATGCCGAATGGTGTCGGCAAAGATGATGAAAACTGTAACTTGAAATACGGTATGCCCAAGCCTAAACCGGATTGTAAAAAATGCTGA
- a CDS encoding TusE/DsrC/DsvC family sulfur relay protein codes for MATIEHNGTSYEVDEDGFLLDGSTTWDENWVDYVKGVEGINEMTDEHQKVIDSLQEYYKKNGIAPMVRILSKTTGFPLKRIYELFPSGPGKGACKMAGLPKPTGCV; via the coding sequence ATGGCAACTATTGAGCACAATGGTACCAGCTACGAGGTTGATGAAGACGGCTTCCTGTTAGACGGATCCACCACCTGGGATGAAAACTGGGTTGATTACGTAAAAGGTGTAGAAGGTATCAATGAGATGACCGATGAGCATCAGAAGGTTATCGATTCTTTGCAGGAGTACTACAAGAAGAATGGTATTGCTCCTATGGTACGTATCCTCTCCAAGACCACTGGTTTCCCCCTGAAAAGAATTTACGAGCTGTTCCCTTCAGGACCTGGTAAAGGTGCTTGTAAGATGGCTGGTCTGCCCAAACCTACAGGTTGTGTATAA
- a CDS encoding FeoA family protein, with product MRRKRSIFSCCLRALQQQKTEESEGVRPLSECCGCSRVRVCKIGGDRSACGRIAAMGVLPGTVLELLCPARGRGRKQCMVRINGGTLSLDALTAQNIFVCPA from the coding sequence ATGAGACGAAAACGGAGCATATTTTCCTGTTGTTTACGCGCGTTGCAACAGCAGAAAACTGAGGAATCTGAAGGGGTTCGCCCTTTGTCAGAGTGTTGTGGTTGCAGCAGGGTGAGAGTATGTAAAATCGGTGGTGATCGGAGTGCCTGTGGAAGGATTGCCGCTATGGGGGTCTTGCCTGGAACCGTGTTGGAGCTTCTTTGTCCTGCGCGGGGCCGAGGACGCAAGCAATGTATGGTGAGAATTAATGGCGGGACCCTGAGTCTTGATGCCTTAACAGCTCAAAATATTTTTGTTTGCCCTGCCTGA
- a CDS encoding type II toxin-antitoxin system RelE/ParE family toxin, whose translation MVEGIFEEFSKIQLDPLSYKGDNTLMKYKIEKTNVFNSWLNKLKDKTVVNRIMARLYRVEYGNFGDVKSVGQNLFELRFFFGSGYRVYYTIKGEKIILLLCGGDKSSQKQDIARAITIMDKLEQ comes from the coding sequence GTGGTAGAAGGAATTTTTGAAGAATTTTCTAAAATTCAGCTTGACCCATTGTCCTACAAAGGAGACAATACGCTCATGAAATACAAAATTGAGAAAACAAATGTCTTTAACAGCTGGCTGAACAAGTTGAAAGACAAAACGGTCGTTAACCGTATTATGGCAAGGCTTTACCGTGTTGAATACGGTAATTTCGGTGATGTGAAATCGGTCGGTCAGAATTTGTTTGAATTACGATTTTTCTTCGGCTCAGGCTATCGTGTTTATTACACAATTAAAGGTGAAAAAATTATATTGCTGCTGTGCGGCGGTGATAAATCATCACAGAAACAGGATATTGCCAGGGCTATAACGATTATGGACAAACTGGAGCAATAA
- a CDS encoding GGDEF domain-containing protein, whose protein sequence is MTKVSPPKQGQHPSSRKGFFFEKSVAKTPLSYEKSSPIYSLLNGQRVGQIPIDEHKEIDKEELIGYRRTVAGLEWLLLLLVFLCTRLPWVHVPDPTILNASIIGFACFISILHYVWRSHDGTRWKLALNMWGMTFFITAVVWETGSLSSPLLPLYFTIVMLAGTTLGALSTIMGTLLVTACYLFLGVAEMGFFLNDTANIFQAEHLTRPIVQLFLLWLLAYFVTLIAKETERTKDKIRQLSRTDQLTGLWNMKMLLIFMQREYQRILAKTGKFSVLMIDADSLKAVNDLHGHHAGTMLIVSISETMRSELREEDMLARFGGDEFVAFLPDTTCQKAWEIAERMRIRIAEAPLNYEGNTLAITVSCGIACYPEHGQDLTQIMKMADKALYTSKGHGKNRCTIFEPPQTVHPAPPTPSNAQETSK, encoded by the coding sequence ATGACCAAAGTTAGCCCGCCAAAACAGGGTCAACATCCATCATCAAGGAAAGGCTTTTTCTTTGAAAAAAGCGTTGCCAAGACTCCCCTCTCGTACGAAAAGAGTTCTCCGATCTATTCCTTGCTGAATGGTCAACGAGTTGGCCAGATTCCCATAGACGAACATAAGGAAATAGATAAAGAAGAGCTCATTGGCTATCGCAGAACTGTCGCAGGCCTTGAGTGGCTTCTGTTACTCCTTGTCTTTCTCTGCACCAGACTCCCCTGGGTACATGTTCCAGACCCCACAATTCTCAATGCAAGCATCATAGGCTTTGCCTGCTTCATCTCGATTCTTCATTATGTATGGCGTAGCCATGATGGAACACGCTGGAAGCTCGCTCTGAATATGTGGGGAATGACCTTTTTTATTACAGCGGTGGTCTGGGAAACAGGCTCCCTCTCAAGCCCCTTGCTCCCCCTCTATTTCACCATTGTCATGTTAGCGGGCACTACCTTGGGGGCTTTATCAACCATCATGGGCACCCTGCTGGTCACGGCCTGCTACCTCTTTCTGGGGGTGGCAGAAATGGGTTTTTTCCTCAACGATACTGCAAATATATTTCAGGCAGAGCACCTCACCCGACCGATTGTCCAGCTCTTCCTCCTTTGGCTCCTGGCCTATTTTGTTACTCTGATCGCCAAGGAGACAGAACGAACAAAGGATAAAATCCGCCAATTATCACGGACTGATCAGCTCACCGGCCTGTGGAATATGAAAATGCTGCTGATTTTTATGCAGAGGGAGTATCAGCGTATTCTGGCAAAAACAGGGAAATTCTCTGTCCTCATGATTGACGCTGACAGCCTGAAGGCCGTAAATGATCTGCATGGGCATCATGCCGGAACCATGCTCATCGTCTCTATTTCCGAGACCATGCGTTCAGAATTGCGGGAAGAGGATATGCTGGCCAGATTTGGCGGCGATGAATTTGTGGCCTTTCTCCCTGATACCACCTGTCAAAAGGCTTGGGAAATTGCCGAAAGGATGCGGATTCGAATAGCCGAGGCCCCCTTGAACTACGAGGGAAATACCTTAGCAATAACTGTCAGTTGCGGGATAGCCTGCTACCCCGAACATGGGCAGGACCTGACCCAGATTATGAAAATGGCCGACAAGGCCCTCTACACAAGCAAAGGACACGGGAAGAACCGATGCACGATTTTTGAACCACCCCAAACAGTCCACCCGGCTCCTCCCACTCCCTCCAATGCGCAGGAGACTTCGAAATAA
- a CDS encoding SurA N-terminal domain-containing protein: protein MLNILRKQAQSPLIQILVLVIVIVFIFWGFGGNQNNRQTAVATVNKVDISHQDYAQAYKRATDNFRQQFGGKIPPALLEQLGLQHQVLNQLIQSELMRQGGEEIGIRVSDLMVQEQIKDMEVFQEDGHFNQQRYKDLLARNRMTPAVFEESIKSDLRSQRITNDLADFALIPDNEVDRWLAYNEEEVKLAYVQLKAADFKDKVEIQDEELATWFASKKENYRSEPKIRLKYLSFKTSDDMEQVKPSEEEIQALYKERKESYKQPEQRHARHILFKTNEGDSEAVRAEKKKQAEEVLQLAREEGSDFSELAKEYSEGPTKEKGGDLGFFSNGRMVPPFDQAVFSLQPGEISDIVETQFGYHIIKLEEIRPASVRTYEQVRDNLAVTLKKQDAKKLTFQRVTKAYEGIMRSGSLEKYSTEGEENIQTSDYFSRNKLPEDMINDPKFLDVAFSLKQGELSSIVEINGGYAILFVDDIKQPEIPELDAVREKVVADYTDEKSKELAEQAANDLLAASKELGGLQQAVQELEETKPEVKVSDFIQRSASGEDLPPNQLIQESFKMPWKQNLVQEPVQVGASYYLFEIAERRAGAEKEDVSKRDEAREKLLASARRELVASWVAGLQSRSNITTNEALLK, encoded by the coding sequence ATGCTGAATATTCTGCGCAAACAGGCTCAATCCCCCCTGATTCAGATTTTGGTGCTTGTGATCGTCATCGTTTTTATTTTTTGGGGGTTCGGCGGCAACCAGAATAACCGTCAGACTGCCGTCGCCACCGTCAATAAGGTGGATATCTCACATCAGGACTACGCCCAGGCCTATAAACGGGCCACTGACAATTTCCGCCAGCAATTCGGCGGCAAGATCCCCCCTGCCCTGCTGGAGCAACTTGGTCTTCAGCATCAGGTCCTCAACCAACTGATTCAATCAGAGCTCATGCGTCAGGGTGGCGAAGAAATAGGCATTAGAGTCAGTGATCTGATGGTACAGGAACAAATAAAAGATATGGAAGTCTTCCAGGAAGATGGTCACTTCAATCAGCAACGATATAAAGACCTGCTGGCAAGAAACCGCATGACACCCGCTGTCTTTGAAGAAAGCATTAAATCTGACCTCAGATCACAACGCATAACCAATGATCTGGCAGACTTTGCCTTAATACCTGATAATGAAGTAGACCGCTGGCTCGCCTATAACGAAGAAGAGGTCAAACTTGCCTATGTGCAGCTGAAGGCAGCAGATTTTAAAGATAAAGTGGAGATACAAGACGAAGAGTTGGCAACCTGGTTTGCAAGCAAGAAAGAAAACTACCGTTCCGAGCCGAAAATCCGCCTGAAATACCTGTCCTTCAAGACAAGCGATGATATGGAGCAGGTTAAGCCAAGCGAGGAAGAAATCCAGGCTCTGTATAAGGAAAGAAAAGAGAGCTATAAACAGCCGGAGCAACGCCATGCCCGCCATATTCTTTTCAAAACCAACGAAGGCGACAGTGAGGCTGTCCGGGCTGAGAAAAAGAAACAGGCCGAAGAGGTCCTTCAGCTTGCCCGCGAGGAAGGGAGCGACTTCAGCGAACTGGCCAAGGAATACTCAGAAGGCCCCACAAAAGAAAAAGGTGGAGATTTGGGTTTCTTCTCTAACGGTCGCATGGTTCCTCCCTTTGATCAGGCTGTTTTCTCTCTTCAGCCCGGTGAAATCAGCGACATCGTAGAAACCCAGTTCGGTTATCATATTATCAAGCTGGAAGAGATTCGCCCCGCATCTGTCCGCACCTATGAACAGGTCAGGGATAATCTGGCCGTCACCCTGAAAAAACAAGACGCGAAAAAACTTACCTTCCAACGAGTCACCAAGGCCTACGAAGGAATTATGCGCTCCGGCAGCCTGGAAAAATACAGCACAGAGGGTGAGGAAAATATTCAGACCTCTGATTATTTTTCCCGGAACAAACTCCCGGAAGACATGATTAACGATCCGAAATTCCTTGATGTTGCCTTCAGCCTGAAGCAGGGTGAGCTTTCCTCTATAGTGGAAATCAATGGCGGATACGCTATCCTCTTTGTTGACGATATCAAGCAACCTGAAATCCCAGAGCTTGATGCAGTTCGAGAGAAGGTTGTTGCCGATTATACCGATGAAAAATCTAAGGAATTGGCAGAGCAAGCTGCAAATGACCTCCTGGCAGCAAGCAAGGAGCTGGGCGGTCTTCAACAGGCTGTTCAGGAACTTGAGGAGACAAAGCCGGAAGTAAAGGTCAGTGATTTCATCCAGCGTTCGGCAAGCGGGGAAGACCTTCCACCGAACCAGCTTATTCAGGAAAGCTTTAAGATGCCCTGGAAACAAAATTTGGTACAGGAACCTGTTCAGGTTGGGGCATCCTATTATCTCTTTGAAATCGCCGAGCGGAGAGCCGGGGCGGAAAAGGAGGATGTCAGCAAACGAGATGAGGCGAGAGAGAAACTCCTGGCATCAGCGCGAAGGGAACTTGTCGCCTCATGGGTTGCTGGCCTTCAGTCTCGCTCCAACATAACCACCAATGAGGCCTTACTCAAATAG